One genomic window of Deltaproteobacteria bacterium includes the following:
- a CDS encoding benzoyl-CoA-dihydrodiol lyase, with translation MCADVSQTKPDPIQFETHPSRYKHLNLRVEGPVATLGIDIKENEGMKPGYVLKLNSYDLSVDIELADAIQRLRFEHPEVKCVIVQSDQEGIFSSGANIFMLGASTHAFKVNFCKYTNETRLSMEDATEFSDQHYLAALNGTCSGGGYELALACEEIILVDDRRSAVSLPEVPYLGVLPGTGGLTRVVDKRKIRRDRADVFCTLAEGMKGKRAKKWGFVDDVVPMSRFSEAVTKRAQEIAGEGHTGRTGIELHALEPNITDDGISYKHVNLTIDDAARTATLVITGPDEVSALPDGDASVDCNWYPIRMHRELDDALVRLRFNHPNIGLVIVKTQGDTAKVLELDAQLLANQDKWYVKETLLLMKRVLKRMDLTAKSFFALIEEGSCFSGSFLEFALAADRTYMLDEDGVTIQMSDLNMGTFPMGNGLSRLETRLIGETELFNEIKGNREAMGGMDAEDAGLITLAYDELDWDDEIRLALEERAGLSPDALTGMEASLRFAGPETLETKIFGRLSAWQNWIFQRPNAVGPQGALTLYGSPETAEFDYNRT, from the coding sequence ATGTGCGCTGACGTAAGCCAAACAAAGCCTGATCCGATCCAATTTGAAACGCATCCTAGCCGTTACAAGCATCTCAACCTACGTGTTGAAGGGCCTGTAGCCACTTTGGGCATCGATATCAAAGAGAACGAGGGCATGAAGCCTGGCTATGTTCTCAAGCTCAACTCTTACGATTTAAGTGTCGACATCGAGCTTGCCGACGCCATTCAGCGGCTGCGGTTTGAGCATCCTGAAGTAAAATGCGTGATCGTCCAAAGTGACCAGGAAGGTATTTTCTCTTCCGGCGCAAATATCTTCATGCTCGGCGCCTCAACCCACGCCTTCAAGGTTAACTTTTGCAAGTACACCAACGAGACTCGTCTCTCGATGGAAGATGCCACCGAGTTCAGTGACCAGCACTACCTAGCAGCCCTTAATGGCACCTGCTCTGGCGGCGGTTACGAGCTGGCTCTCGCATGTGAAGAAATCATCCTCGTTGATGACCGGCGCTCAGCCGTTTCTCTTCCCGAAGTACCTTACCTCGGCGTGCTACCAGGTACCGGCGGACTCACCCGCGTTGTAGACAAGCGTAAGATTCGCCGCGACCGTGCCGATGTTTTCTGCACCCTTGCAGAAGGTATGAAAGGGAAGCGCGCGAAAAAATGGGGCTTTGTAGACGACGTAGTTCCTATGAGCCGTTTCTCTGAGGCCGTTACCAAGCGTGCTCAAGAGATTGCTGGTGAAGGTCATACCGGCCGTACCGGTATTGAACTTCATGCACTTGAGCCAAACATCACCGACGATGGTATCAGCTACAAGCATGTGAACCTGACCATCGACGATGCTGCACGAACTGCGACCTTGGTTATTACTGGACCTGACGAAGTCTCTGCGTTGCCTGACGGTGATGCGTCGGTAGATTGCAACTGGTACCCGATTCGTATGCACCGTGAGCTTGACGACGCACTTGTTCGTCTCCGGTTCAATCACCCCAATATCGGACTTGTGATTGTAAAGACGCAAGGAGATACGGCGAAGGTCTTAGAACTCGACGCGCAGCTTCTGGCCAATCAAGATAAGTGGTACGTCAAAGAAACTCTGCTTCTCATGAAGCGAGTTCTCAAGCGCATGGACTTAACCGCCAAGAGCTTCTTCGCATTGATTGAAGAAGGTTCGTGCTTCTCAGGTAGCTTTTTAGAATTCGCCCTGGCTGCAGACCGAACGTATATGCTCGACGAAGATGGCGTGACCATTCAGATGAGCGATCTCAACATGGGTACATTCCCAATGGGCAATGGCTTAAGCCGTTTGGAAACTCGCCTCATTGGCGAAACCGAACTCTTCAATGAGATCAAAGGCAACCGAGAAGCCATGGGCGGAATGGATGCCGAAGACGCGGGACTCATTACACTTGCCTATGATGAACTCGATTGGGACGACGAAATTCGCCTCGCACTTGAAGAACGTGCGGGACTGTCTCCAGATGCACTCACCGGTATGGAAGCATCGCTTCGTTTTGCTGGCCCTGAAACTTTAGAGACTAAAATCTTTGGTCGCTTAAGCGCTTGGCAAAACTGGATCTTCCAACGTCCAAATGCCGTAGGCCCTCAAGGAGCACTGACTCTTTACGGAAGCCCTGAAACCGCTGAGTTTGATTACAACCGAACCTAG